Proteins co-encoded in one Sulfuricystis thermophila genomic window:
- a CDS encoding DUF2249 domain-containing protein has translation MTDANRGVRIIDGREMQPPEPLERTLEALDGLAAGEELLLLLYCHPLPLFNILRNQGGYVWQEEVLEDGTHEIRIRHA, from the coding sequence ATGACTGACGCAAACCGGGGCGTGCGGATCATCGATGGCCGCGAAATGCAGCCACCCGAACCGCTCGAACGGACGCTCGAAGCCCTCGATGGCCTTGCTGCCGGGGAAGAGCTGTTGCTGTTGCTCTATTGTCACCCGCTGCCGCTGTTCAACATCCTGCGCAATCAAGGCGGTTACGTCTGGCAGGAGGAAGTCCTCGAGGACGGCACGCACGAGATCCGCATCCGGCACGCTTGA